GATATGGGGCCGGGCGATGTGAGCGCTTATAACACGGCCGGCAAAATCCCGACGCCGCATATCGATCGGATTGCGCAGGAAGGGGTCCGTTTTACCGATGCACATTCGAATGCGAGTATCTGTACGCCGACGCGATATGGAACGATGACCGGCCGCTATACGTGGCGGACACCTAGGAAAGAGGGCGTGGTTGGCGGATATACACCGTTAATGATTCAGCCGGGCCGCATGACTGTGTCCCTGTTTTTGAAAGAGCAGGGCTATCGGACGGCGTGTGTCGGCAAATGGCACATGGGCTTGGACTGGGCGTTGAAGCCTGGCGCAAAAGGGATGAAAGGAAAAAAGATTCCCGGTAAGTTTGTCGATTTGACCCGGCCGATTACACGGGGTCCGCTGGATGTGGGCTTTGATTATTTCTTCGGGCTGACCGGATCCATGAATATGTTCCCTTATGCGTTTATCGATGGTCGGAATTTACAGGGAACGTTGGAGTACCTGCCGGATATGGATGCGGTGAATGCACGGGGATTTGAAGGGGCCAAGCCGGGTTGGGGCGCAAAGGAATTTGACCGCGAAAAGACACTGGGAATTTTGACGAAGAAGGCCTGCAGCTGGATTCGCCAAAATGCGGAGAAACCGTTTTTTCTCTATTTTCCGCTGACCTCGCCGCATTCGCCGATTGTTCCCAGTGAAAATTTCAAAGGAAAGAGCGGGCTGAATGGGCACGGCGACTATGTGCTTGAGACCGATTGGGCGGTGGGGCAGGTGTTGAAGACGCTGGACGAGTTGAATCTGGCGGAGAACACCCTCGTCGTCTTTACATCGGACAATGGTACGTCACCGCAGGCGGGACTGAAAACGATGCAGGCGAAAGGCCATTTTACGGAAATGCAGTATCGCGGGTTGAAGGGGACCACGTGGGAAGGCGGGCACCGTGTGCCGTTTGTGGTGCGTTGGCCTGCAGGCGCGAAGCGCGGAATCGTGTCGGAACAGCTGATTTGCTCCACGGATTTACTGGCAACGTGTAACGCGCTTTTGGGGAAGACGCTGCCAGCCGATGCGGGGGAGGATAGTGTGAGCTTTCTGCCGGCATTGAAGGGCGAAAAAATTCCGGGTAACAGCTCCCGCATGATCGTGCATCATTCGGATAAGGGCTTTTTTGCAGTTCGTAAAGGGAAATGGAAGTTGCTGCTGGATGATCGGGGCGGCTCGAGTCGCAAAAATCCGAAAGATCAGCCGGTTGTAAATGCTGAAGAGATACTCCTGTTTGATATGGAACTGGATGAAGAGGAATCGACGAATCTTTCGCGGCAATATCCGGAAGTGGTTATGCAGATGAAAAAGGAGCTGGCTTCGCTCATTCGCACGGGCCGCAGTACCCCCGGTGCCGCGCAGCCGACGGATTATGCGGATCCTTCGGTGAAGTGGAAACAGCTGGCTCCGATTCGTGAATATTTGAAATAAGGATGAATGAAATGAAGATGAAAGTTACAGCAACGGCCGTACTTTTTCTGATGGGCGCGGCGCAGGCCGTTCCGCCGAATATTGTTTATATTTTAGCCGATGATATGGGGCCCGGGGATGTTTCCTGTTACAACGCGGAGGGCAAAATTTCGACGCCGAATATCGACCGTCTGGCGCGGGAGGGTATGAAATTTATGGATATGCATACCAACTCAAGTGTTTGTACCCCGACTCGATATGGCATTCTGACGGGACGGTATGCATGG
This is a stretch of genomic DNA from Pontiella agarivorans. It encodes these proteins:
- a CDS encoding sulfatase family protein is translated as MGISKFFVMAVIAGMVGSAQAAPPNIVYILADDMGPGDVSAYNTAGKIPTPHIDRIAQEGVRFTDAHSNASICTPTRYGTMTGRYTWRTPRKEGVVGGYTPLMIQPGRMTVSLFLKEQGYRTACVGKWHMGLDWALKPGAKGMKGKKIPGKFVDLTRPITRGPLDVGFDYFFGLTGSMNMFPYAFIDGRNLQGTLEYLPDMDAVNARGFEGAKPGWGAKEFDREKTLGILTKKACSWIRQNAEKPFFLYFPLTSPHSPIVPSENFKGKSGLNGHGDYVLETDWAVGQVLKTLDELNLAENTLVVFTSDNGTSPQAGLKTMQAKGHFTEMQYRGLKGTTWEGGHRVPFVVRWPAGAKRGIVSEQLICSTDLLATCNALLGKTLPADAGEDSVSFLPALKGEKIPGNSSRMIVHHSDKGFFAVRKGKWKLLLDDRGGSSRKNPKDQPVVNAEEILLFDMELDEEESTNLSRQYPEVVMQMKKELASLIRTGRSTPGAAQPTDYADPSVKWKQLAPIREYLK